The Candidatus Omnitrophota bacterium genome contains the following window.
GTTGTCTTTTTGGGCAGCAACGCCTTGATCGCCGTTCTTGGAAAAGCCGGATCGCGCGCTCTGTCCAAGGTCATGTCGCTGCTGCTGGCCGCCATCGGGGTGATGATGGTGCGCCGCGGCATCATTGAGATCATCGCTTTATCCCACCAGTAATTTATGCGTCTTTATTTTCAGAAAATCCTGACCGCCGTATTTTTGACCGCGTGTTCTTTGGCCCTCGCGGCTTGCGCGGCGGGTTTTTACCTGTTGACCACCGCGTCCGGCGGTCCGGTTGCGGTCCAGTTCTTTCTCAAACAATATGTTCCAAAAGACGTCATCGTCATCATCGGAAATTATACCGGGACCATGCGTTCAGGGCTTATCCTGCAGGACATCGCGGTCACCAACATCCCGGCGTTCCCGCCCGAGGCCTCTGTGCGCATCCAGCGGCTGGTCGCGCGTGTTCCCGCGTTCGACCCGAGGGACCTTTCCGTGGACATATTCAACGCGCGCCTCGTCTTGCCCGGCTGTGACCCCATTGTCATTGAAGGTCAATATACAAAAGGTCAAGTCCAGGCCCGGGCCTATGCCCGCGTTCTGGACGTGCATACCCTGGTCAGCGGCGTCATGCAGGAGCGCTTTTTGAAAAATCTCCAGGGTTTTATCACAGACGCGCAAATGACCGTTCAAGGCCCCTTGTCAGGGCTGCGCGTGACCGGCACGTTTTTCGTGGACCGCATCCGTTATCAGGACACGACCGTTTCCCAGGGGCTTGGCCGCGTGCAGGCGGTTTTGGTTTTGGGGGGCGGCAAAGCACTGCTCTCGGGCGATCTGATCATGGACAGCGGGCTTGTCAACACCCGTCACCGTGATATTGACCTGCGGCCCAGCCGCGCCTTTTTTACAGGAGGGGTCCTGGACGATCCTTCTTTGGATATTCACGGGACAACACAGATCGAGGACATTGCCATTGACTTTAGCATCAAAGGCACATTGCAAAAGCCCGAATTGAAGCTGCGTTCCGATCCGCCCATGGCCGAAGACATGCTTTGGCTGGTCCTGGCCGCGGGGAGGACCTGGACCCCGTCTTCTTTGAAGTATAACGAACAGACCAAGGCCCTGGGCGTTCAAAAGAACGTCACGGACGAGTTCAAACTGGGCCTTAAGTTCGAGGAAACACCCGTGCGGCCGGGTCA
Protein-coding sequences here:
- a CDS encoding translocation/assembly module TamB domain-containing protein: MRLYFQKILTAVFLTACSLALAACAAGFYLLTTASGGPVAVQFFLKQYVPKDVIVIIGNYTGTMRSGLILQDIAVTNIPAFPPEASVRIQRLVARVPAFDPRDLSVDIFNARLVLPGCDPIVIEGQYTKGQVQARAYARVLDVHTLVSGVMQERFLKNLQGFITDAQMTVQGPLSGLRVTGTFFVDRIRYQDTTVSQGLGRVQAVLVLGGGKALLSGDLIMDSGLVNTRHRDIDLRPSRAFFTGGVLDDPSLDIHGTTQIEDIAIDFSIKGTLQKPELKLRSDPPMAEDMLWLVLAAGRTWTPSSLKYNEQTKALGVQKNVTDEFKLGLKFEETPVRPGQPATEYSRTVEGAVLLTDRFSINIAEKLLPQDRSGIPAQSDPTNTDPRRQTESQIYLKYKNTF